Proteins from one Oscillatoria sp. FACHB-1406 genomic window:
- a CDS encoding ABC transporter permease yields the protein MNRYWHVLGLFWSTAIAAELEYRLNFIIAALSSFTGLAGNLFGLFLFYRNGYSFRGWRWEEALIVLSIFTLLQGFSTTFLAPNLNRIVSHVQNGTLDFVLLKPISSQFWLSCRTISPWGLPDLTFGVIIALYAGSRLNLTLGNYLASIIPLMLGFVILYSLWFMLGATSIWFVKIYNVTEVLRGFLEAGRFPMAAYPAGYRVFFTFIIPVAFLTTIPAEAMLGRTQIVWVVGAAVLSVVLLMLSNALWKFALRFYTSASS from the coding sequence ATGAATAGATATTGGCACGTTTTAGGTCTTTTTTGGAGTACCGCGATCGCGGCCGAGTTAGAATATCGCCTCAACTTTATCATTGCCGCCCTCAGTAGTTTTACGGGACTTGCAGGAAATCTTTTCGGACTTTTTCTCTTTTACCGCAACGGTTACAGTTTTCGCGGTTGGCGGTGGGAAGAAGCCCTGATTGTTCTCAGTATCTTCACTTTACTCCAAGGATTTTCAACTACCTTCCTCGCTCCCAATCTCAATCGCATTGTCAGCCACGTCCAAAACGGAACCCTCGATTTTGTCCTCCTCAAACCGATTAGCAGTCAATTTTGGCTTTCCTGTCGCACGATTTCGCCTTGGGGACTGCCCGATCTCACCTTTGGGGTAATTATTGCCCTTTATGCGGGTTCGCGCCTAAATTTAACGCTTGGAAATTATCTCGCGAGTATCATTCCTTTAATGTTAGGATTTGTCATTCTTTATAGCCTTTGGTTCATGCTCGGTGCGACGAGTATTTGGTTCGTAAAAATTTATAATGTCACTGAAGTATTGCGCGGTTTTCTTGAAGCCGGACGCTTCCCAATGGCTGCTTATCCGGCGGGCTATCGCGTCTTTTTTACCTTTATTATTCCGGTAGCATTTTTAACAACAATTCCCGCAGAAGCCATGCTAGGACGCACTCAAATCGTTTGGGTGGTGGGGGCGGCAGTTCTTTCGGTTGTGCTGCTGATGTTGTCTAATGCGCTGTGGAAGTTTGCGTTGCGGTTTTATACGAGCGCTTCGAGTTAA
- a CDS encoding DUF1517 domain-containing protein, protein MSGMGDRFNQFIGKTRFMVCRILVHLSGADAAPLLGVLNQSARNAVDADGSMRELGEGLVDVCQGLLERSSSWQSAANEGDVIWDEGEAGDYVTELFTDSAQRYLSSGDLGEGDPQAPLTLPVTRNLIVMIVIACEGEVPELETDLAEINALETALKTLINLHYQDRYRAIQVHFSPAQLGDELTDEQVLLNFPELIPL, encoded by the coding sequence ATGAGTGGAATGGGCGATCGCTTCAATCAGTTTATCGGCAAAACGCGCTTCATGGTTTGCCGCATTCTCGTGCATCTAAGCGGTGCAGATGCCGCCCCCTTATTGGGCGTTCTCAATCAGTCGGCGCGGAACGCTGTCGATGCAGACGGGAGTATGAGAGAGTTGGGCGAAGGGTTGGTGGATGTGTGTCAGGGGTTGTTAGAACGCAGTTCTTCCTGGCAGTCGGCGGCGAACGAGGGCGATGTTATTTGGGATGAAGGCGAGGCGGGCGATTACGTCACCGAACTGTTCACCGACTCCGCCCAACGTTACCTCAGTTCCGGGGATTTGGGCGAGGGCGATCCGCAAGCACCCTTAACTTTACCCGTAACGCGCAATTTAATCGTGATGATTGTCATCGCTTGCGAAGGGGAAGTTCCGGAATTGGAAACGGATTTAGCCGAAATTAATGCCTTAGAAACGGCGTTAAAAACGTTAATTAATCTCCACTATCAAGATCGTTATCGCGCGATTCAAGTTCATTTTTCTCCAGCGCAATTGGGCGATGAGTTGACGGACGAGCAAGTGTTGTTGAATTTTCCGGAGTTAATTCCGTTATAA
- a CDS encoding DUF5615 family PIN-like protein, whose product MIRFLADENFNNQIVRGILRQNPNIDIVRLQDVGLSGVDDPTVLSWAAQEGRIVLTNDVATMVSFAYDRIQAGLPMPGLFEISRRVPVGLAIEEILLIFECSFEGEWEGKVIFLPLR is encoded by the coding sequence ATGATTCGGTTTCTGGCTGATGAAAATTTTAATAATCAAATTGTTCGCGGTATTCTTCGCCAAAATCCAAACATTGATATTGTACGGCTTCAAGATGTGGGTTTATCGGGTGTAGACGACCCTACTGTTTTATCTTGGGCAGCCCAAGAAGGACGAATTGTTCTAACAAACGATGTTGCTACAATGGTCAGTTTTGCCTACGATCGCATTCAAGCAGGATTACCTATGCCGGGACTATTTGAAATTAGTCGTCGCGTTCCAGTTGGGCTAGCAATTGAGGAAATACTTTTGATTTTCGAGTGTAGTTTTGAGGGAGAGTGGGAAGGAAAAGTTATATTTCTTCCACTCCGATAG
- a CDS encoding DUF433 domain-containing protein, whose protein sequence is MTIAITIEPIPMETDASGVVRIAKTRVTLDTVVTAFLEGATAEEIGEQYPSLQLSDIYFVLGYYLRHKIEIDAYIAQRQHRSEIVRQEVEKRFNPIGLRDRLLARKN, encoded by the coding sequence ATGACAATCGCAATTACAATAGAACCCATACCGATGGAAACTGATGCTAGCGGTGTTGTCAGAATCGCCAAAACTCGAGTCACGCTAGATACTGTCGTGACGGCTTTTCTTGAAGGTGCTACAGCCGAGGAAATCGGAGAGCAATACCCATCCTTGCAACTCTCAGATATTTATTTTGTTTTAGGCTATTATCTCAGACATAAGATTGAGATTGATGCTTATATTGCACAGAGACAGCATCGTTCGGAAATCGTTAGGCAGGAAGTAGAAAAACGTTTTAACCCAATTGGACTTCGCGATCGCCTATTAGCCAGAAAGAATTAA
- the ruvB gene encoding Holliday junction branch migration DNA helicase RuvB: MDEVESVENEDRLRPQRLADYIGQKDLKEVLNIAIAAAKTRKESLDHLLLYGPPGLGKTTMSLILATEMGVNCKITAAPALERPRDITGILIGLKPGDILFIDEIHRLNRMTEELLYPAMEDSRLDITVGKGQSAKTRSIPLPPFTLVGATTKVGSLTSPLRDRFGLIQRLRFYELDELTLIVQRTANLLKVEVTQEGAEEIARRARGTPRIANRLLRRVRDYAQVKSIASIDRELAGTALDLFNVDAMGLDWTDRLVLSTAIEQFKGGPVGLEAIAAATGEDSRTIEDVYEPYLLQIGFINRTPRGRVVTEAAYKHLGFFPFG; encoded by the coding sequence ATGGATGAAGTCGAGAGTGTTGAAAACGAAGATCGCTTGCGCCCGCAGCGCTTGGCAGATTATATCGGGCAGAAGGATTTAAAGGAAGTTTTAAATATTGCGATCGCGGCGGCTAAAACTCGCAAAGAATCCCTCGATCACCTCTTATTGTACGGCCCGCCGGGATTGGGGAAAACCACGATGTCGCTGATTTTAGCGACAGAAATGGGAGTGAATTGCAAAATTACCGCCGCGCCCGCTTTAGAGCGTCCGAGGGATATTACCGGGATTTTAATCGGCTTGAAACCGGGCGATATTCTCTTTATTGACGAGATTCACCGTCTCAATCGCATGACGGAAGAATTGTTATATCCGGCGATGGAAGATAGCCGCTTGGATATTACCGTCGGTAAGGGACAAAGCGCGAAAACGAGAAGTATTCCCCTACCGCCCTTTACCTTAGTTGGGGCGACAACGAAGGTGGGATCGCTGACTTCGCCATTGCGCGATCGCTTTGGTTTAATTCAGCGCTTGCGCTTTTACGAACTCGACGAATTAACCCTTATCGTACAGCGAACGGCTAACTTACTCAAAGTAGAAGTTACCCAAGAAGGCGCAGAAGAAATTGCACGACGCGCGCGGGGAACGCCGCGTATTGCCAATCGTTTGCTGCGGCGGGTTCGCGATTACGCTCAAGTGAAAAGTATCGCCTCGATCGATCGCGAATTAGCCGGGACAGCGCTCGATTTATTTAATGTCGATGCAATGGGATTAGATTGGACAGATCGATTGGTATTAAGTACCGCGATCGAACAGTTTAAAGGAGGGCCCGTTGGATTGGAAGCGATCGCGGCAGCAACCGGCGAAGACTCTCGTACCATCGAAGATGTATACGAACCCTATTTGCTGCAAATTGGCTTCATTAACCGCACTCCTCGCGGGCGCGTTGTCACGGAAGCAGCTTACAAACATTTGGGATTTTTCCCTTTTGGTTGA
- a CDS encoding gamma carbonic anhydrase family protein: protein MNFHHLDVFGSPPDISAAAFIAPNATLIGRVTLGKGASLWYGAIARGDLERIEIGASTNVQDGAVLHGDPGEPTILEDFVTVGHRATVHSAHIERGCLIGIGAIVLDGVRVGAGSIIAAGCVVTKDVPPRSLMMGIPAKRLRELSEEEVEGLIEHAERYEKLALVHAGKATDFGHSHQT from the coding sequence ATGAACTTCCATCATCTCGATGTCTTCGGTTCGCCCCCAGATATTTCTGCTGCTGCCTTTATTGCACCCAATGCGACGCTTATCGGTCGCGTGACGCTTGGGAAGGGCGCGAGTCTTTGGTATGGTGCGATCGCGCGCGGCGATCTCGAACGCATTGAAATCGGCGCATCGACGAACGTCCAAGACGGGGCAGTTTTGCACGGCGATCCGGGGGAACCGACGATTTTAGAAGATTTCGTAACGGTGGGACATCGGGCGACGGTGCATTCAGCGCATATCGAACGGGGATGCTTGATTGGCATTGGCGCGATCGTTCTTGATGGCGTGCGCGTGGGGGCGGGGAGTATTATTGCAGCAGGCTGCGTGGTCACGAAGGACGTACCGCCGCGTTCTTTGATGATGGGGATTCCGGCTAAGCGTTTGCGGGAATTGTCGGAAGAAGAAGTCGAAGGACTCATCGAACACGCCGAACGTTACGAAAAGTTAGCCCTCGTTCATGCGGGGAAGGCAACGGATTTTGGTCATTCCCATCAGACGTGA
- a CDS encoding TIGR02652 family protein, with product MTLNPGLQYPIFGAEIECPHCRQAIPALTLTDTYLCPRHGAFEADPKTEELVHLQSGRHWRLWNGEWYRQHTHPDGIRFEIHEALDRLYTQGYRATKVIIARRYKDLVSAYLERSAPWRGNPTELQAPKLYGLPVDFSPEPCDDPCWETINFELEKEPGVPVRYPYFRLFE from the coding sequence ATGACGCTCAATCCTGGTTTGCAGTATCCTATTTTTGGAGCAGAGATCGAATGTCCTCACTGCCGTCAAGCAATTCCCGCCTTAACCTTAACCGACACCTATCTCTGTCCCCGTCACGGTGCTTTTGAAGCCGATCCAAAGACGGAAGAATTAGTACACTTGCAGTCCGGTCGTCACTGGCGGTTGTGGAATGGTGAATGGTATCGACAGCACACGCATCCGGACGGCATTCGTTTTGAAATTCACGAAGCCCTCGATCGCCTCTATACTCAAGGCTATCGTGCCACCAAAGTCATTATCGCTCGCCGCTACAAAGATTTAGTCAGCGCCTACTTAGAGCGCAGCGCGCCTTGGCGAGGAAATCCTACCGAACTTCAAGCGCCGAAATTGTACGGCTTGCCGGTCGATTTTAGTCCCGAACCGTGCGACGATCCCTGCTGGGAAACGATCAATTTCGAGTTAGAAAAAGAACCGGGCGTTCCCGTGCGCTATCCCTATTTTCGCTTATTTGAGTGA
- a CDS encoding VOC family protein: protein MFHHASIRTADIHRAIAFYEQLGFTVCDRFTTGYTLACWMEGLNGRIELIQIPEPAPAPDAFNDEHYVGFYHLSFDLTDSCPDLSSWLQDLQVRILQVSQTEASALQPLKILLAPQQQAIGDRVYEVTFIADADGLPLEFIRQLNK from the coding sequence ATGTTTCATCACGCTTCGATTCGCACGGCCGATATTCACCGCGCGATCGCGTTTTACGAACAGTTGGGATTTACCGTTTGCGATCGCTTTACCACCGGCTACACGCTTGCTTGTTGGATGGAAGGACTCAATGGGCGAATCGAACTCATTCAAATTCCCGAACCTGCCCCCGCACCCGATGCCTTCAACGACGAACATTATGTCGGCTTCTATCATCTTTCTTTCGATCTAACCGATTCTTGCCCCGATTTATCGAGTTGGTTGCAAGATTTGCAAGTTCGGATTTTGCAGGTTTCGCAAACGGAAGCCTCGGCTTTGCAACCACTAAAGATTTTGCTCGCACCGCAACAACAAGCGATCGGCGATCGCGTCTATGAAGTCACTTTTATTGCCGATGCCGACGGCCTACCTTTAGAATTTATTCGACAATTGAACAAATAA
- a CDS encoding radical SAM protein — translation MSVFNSERLLFSPATPEFDAIPVIFAFPNEYNVGISSLGYQVVWATLAVRSDLEVSRLFTDAREPLPHHPELLGFSVSWELDYINILNLLESLQVPLRAEQRSENTPLIFGGGAVLTANPEPFSAFFDIILLGDGEELLDRFIDAYQEVRTQPRTTQLRHLATVPGVYVPSLYEITYTSPDGEIESIQPIDSDIPAIIQKQTYRGNTLSASVVVTEKAAWENIYMVEVVRSCPEMCRFCLASYLTLPFRTASLEDALIPAIERGLQYTHRLGLLGASVTQHPEFENLLDFIAQPKFDDVRLSIASVRTNTVTEKLARTLTKRDTHSITIAVESGSEKLRRIVNKKLSNEEIIEAAKNAIAGGLKAMKLYGMVGIPGEEQSDLEATVAMLQAVKKVAPGLRLTFGCSTFVPKSHTPFQWFGVNPDAQKRLQWLQKQLRSKGIDLRPESYNWSVIQALISRGDRRLAPLLELTRHYGDSLGSYKRAFKELKGKLPPLDFYVHSCWERERVLPWEHLQGPLPRSTLLKHLDNS, via the coding sequence ATGTCTGTTTTTAACAGCGAACGCCTACTTTTTTCGCCTGCAACACCGGAATTCGATGCAATTCCGGTTATTTTTGCTTTTCCGAATGAATACAACGTCGGAATTTCTAGTTTAGGGTATCAAGTCGTTTGGGCGACTTTAGCCGTGCGATCGGATCTCGAAGTTTCTCGTTTATTTACCGACGCGCGCGAACCCCTCCCCCACCATCCCGAATTATTAGGATTTTCGGTTTCTTGGGAATTAGACTACATCAATATCTTGAATTTACTCGAATCGCTTCAAGTTCCCCTACGCGCCGAACAACGCAGCGAAAATACGCCCCTCATTTTTGGTGGCGGTGCGGTATTAACAGCCAATCCCGAACCCTTTTCTGCCTTTTTCGATATTATTTTATTGGGCGATGGCGAAGAATTACTCGATCGCTTCATCGATGCTTATCAAGAAGTCAGAACGCAACCCCGCACCACTCAATTGCGCCATCTCGCAACAGTTCCCGGCGTTTATGTCCCCAGTTTATACGAAATTACCTATACCAGTCCCGACGGCGAAATTGAGTCGATTCAACCGATAGATAGCGACATTCCCGCCATTATCCAAAAACAAACCTATCGCGGCAATACTCTATCCGCCTCGGTTGTCGTGACGGAAAAGGCAGCTTGGGAAAATATTTATATGGTAGAAGTGGTGCGAAGCTGTCCGGAAATGTGCCGTTTTTGCCTTGCGAGTTATTTAACTTTACCCTTTCGGACAGCGAGTTTAGAAGATGCTTTAATTCCCGCGATCGAACGCGGATTGCAGTATACTCATCGCCTTGGTTTGTTGGGCGCATCGGTAACGCAACATCCAGAGTTTGAAAATTTACTCGATTTTATTGCTCAGCCTAAATTCGATGACGTTCGCTTGAGTATTGCTTCAGTACGGACGAATACAGTAACGGAAAAGTTGGCAAGAACGCTGACTAAACGGGATACGCATTCGATTACGATTGCCGTAGAAAGTGGTTCGGAAAAGTTGCGCCGTATTGTTAATAAAAAGCTGAGTAATGAGGAGATTATCGAAGCAGCGAAAAACGCGATCGCGGGCGGCTTAAAAGCGATGAAACTTTATGGTATGGTGGGCATACCAGGTGAAGAGCAAAGCGACCTCGAAGCAACCGTCGCGATGTTGCAAGCCGTGAAAAAAGTTGCGCCGGGATTGCGTTTAACCTTTGGGTGCAGCACCTTCGTTCCCAAATCCCATACGCCGTTTCAATGGTTCGGAGTCAACCCCGACGCGCAAAAACGCTTGCAATGGCTGCAAAAACAATTGCGTTCTAAAGGGATAGACTTGCGACCGGAGAGTTATAATTGGTCGGTCATACAAGCGCTGATTTCGCGCGGAGATCGCCGTCTTGCACCTTTGCTAGAACTGACGCGGCATTATGGCGATTCTCTCGGCAGTTACAAGCGCGCTTTTAAGGAATTAAAAGGAAAGTTACCGCCGCTTGACTTTTACGTTCATTCGTGCTGGGAAAGAGAACGAGTTTTGCCGTGGGAACATTTGCAAGGCCCTTTGCCGCGATCGACTTTATTAAAGCATTTAGATAATTCGTAA
- a CDS encoding rhomboid family intramembrane serine protease encodes MSLDILLLWTVCLSCFSILIRAIRSPYYRGWSVVSSCILALTIALAFLAPKVAIAIGGSLWGMLILLPLLGSARVNKLVFQQRYRTARRLAMQLRWLHPADGWLEHPQLLLALEMGQQGAMNDAIAILDKYRSEQTPFGRQATTLLYSIGAYWEELRTWVECHIPDSLLRQETHLLPHYLRALGEVGELDVLAVQAERYLPLLEQNRNAIAANWVRMLTLAFCGYPQQVAQLFDSSLKSYSPKIKEFWLLTAHIAAQPQELSYREKLAALSTSEDALLSNSIAWRLAQENRLNSLPLADRSRAIVSNFCREVKEPISYARALTFIPKAAYATYTLIAINCVFFLLEIKLGGSENEEVLYQLGAVVPTEIQSGQWWRLVNANFLHFGAAHLITNMIGLYLLGPFVELRLQFFRYLLIYFLSGIGSMYAFAQIALRVNSPEQLLLVGASASIMGLIGSTTAILLKGWLFEKSRIAAQRLRLVALIIIVQIIFDYAMPQVSFLAHALGYTIGFIAGVLLIIK; translated from the coding sequence ATGTCTCTCGATATCTTGCTCCTTTGGACGGTGTGCCTCTCCTGCTTTTCAATCTTAATTCGAGCGATTCGTTCGCCTTACTATCGAGGTTGGAGCGTTGTATCGAGTTGTATTTTAGCACTGACAATTGCTTTAGCTTTTTTGGCTCCCAAAGTAGCGATCGCGATTGGCGGGAGTTTGTGGGGTATGTTAATTTTACTGCCCTTGCTCGGTTCGGCTCGAGTTAACAAACTCGTTTTCCAACAGCGCTATCGAACGGCACGCAGATTGGCGATGCAATTGCGCTGGCTGCACCCCGCTGATGGTTGGCTGGAACACCCCCAACTGTTACTCGCGCTGGAGATGGGACAACAGGGCGCAATGAACGACGCGATCGCTATTTTAGACAAATATCGCAGCGAACAAACGCCTTTTGGCCGTCAAGCCACCACCTTACTCTACTCAATAGGAGCCTATTGGGAAGAACTGCGTACTTGGGTAGAATGCCACATTCCCGATAGCCTCCTACGTCAAGAAACCCATCTCCTGCCTCATTATTTGCGCGCCTTGGGCGAAGTGGGAGAACTTGATGTTCTCGCAGTGCAAGCCGAACGTTACTTACCTTTGCTCGAACAAAATCGTAACGCGATCGCGGCTAATTGGGTCCGAATGTTAACCCTTGCCTTCTGCGGTTATCCCCAGCAAGTCGCACAACTCTTCGACAGTTCCTTAAAAAGCTATAGCCCGAAAATCAAAGAATTTTGGCTCTTAACCGCTCACATCGCCGCCCAACCTCAAGAACTCTCCTACCGCGAAAAACTCGCCGCCCTATCCACCTCCGAAGATGCCCTACTCAGCAATTCCATTGCTTGGCGTTTGGCGCAAGAAAACCGGTTAAACTCGCTGCCGCTAGCCGATCGTTCTCGTGCTATTGTCTCTAATTTTTGCCGAGAAGTGAAAGAGCCTATCTCTTACGCTCGCGCCCTTACTTTTATTCCTAAAGCCGCTTATGCAACTTACACTTTAATTGCGATTAATTGCGTTTTCTTTCTGCTAGAAATAAAACTGGGCGGCAGTGAAAATGAAGAAGTATTATATCAACTCGGTGCTGTCGTTCCTACAGAAATTCAAAGCGGTCAATGGTGGCGATTAGTTAATGCTAACTTTCTCCATTTTGGGGCGGCCCATCTGATTACCAATATGATCGGGCTATATCTACTCGGCCCTTTTGTCGAGTTGCGCTTACAATTTTTCCGCTATTTACTGATTTATTTTCTCTCCGGAATTGGTTCGATGTATGCGTTTGCTCAAATCGCCCTTCGTGTCAACTCCCCCGAACAATTATTATTAGTTGGTGCTTCGGCTTCAATTATGGGCTTAATCGGCAGCACGACGGCAATTTTACTCAAAGGTTGGCTGTTTGAAAAGAGCCGAATAGCCGCTCAACGCTTGCGATTAGTGGCTCTCATTATTATCGTGCAAATTATCTTTGATTATGCCATGCCGCAGGTGAGCTTTTTAGCTCATGCCTTGGGATATACGATTGGCTTCATCGCTGGTGTTTTGTTAATTATCAAGTAA
- a CDS encoding SagB/ThcOx family dehydrogenase, which produces MSTFHNSIAQYYHQRTKYDPETIASKGKTLDPSQQPYPFKEYKIGQVFDLKAVLSDGDSGSRAARQWRRLSRFLLCSYGITAKMATLFGPPVYLRAAPSAGGLYPAELYLISRGTEILPPGLYNYQGQTHSLVRFWEKEVSLELQGACFNHPAIAQIPLTLIVSAIFYRSAWRYEDRAYRRIFLDTGHLLGNLELAGAINGYRPHLIGGFNDEAIDNLLYFDAEREGAIAVLPLADVEAGEPTSRLSRTVLPSTIERDYPELSDGELLGYLHRATKIKTLQSTAEPLQEASLEDKYNFPFCLKVPMATPPIDFGERLKGLEQTILRRRSTRTYSGGSLNLAELKAILGFTYQPQDYSARGLDAAPDYFDLGLLQTFIVVLNVEDLDVGCYYFAPQAQELRQIRFKNFQQEVHYLCLGQELGRDAGVVVFHTADLQRAIAKYGDRAYRYLHMDAGHLGQRLNLIAIHLGLGVSGIGGFFDDRANEVLGIPADEAIVYITTLGRPRNEE; this is translated from the coding sequence ATGTCAACCTTTCACAATTCGATCGCCCAATACTACCACCAGCGCACCAAGTACGATCCCGAAACGATTGCCTCTAAAGGAAAAACGCTCGACCCATCCCAGCAGCCTTATCCTTTTAAGGAGTACAAAATTGGGCAGGTTTTTGACCTGAAAGCCGTATTATCCGACGGCGATAGCGGTTCGCGGGCGGCGCGACAATGGCGGCGACTGTCTCGCTTTTTGCTGTGCAGCTACGGGATTACGGCGAAAATGGCGACATTGTTCGGTCCGCCTGTTTATTTGCGCGCCGCCCCTTCGGCGGGGGGGTTATATCCCGCCGAACTCTACCTGATTTCGCGCGGGACGGAAATTTTGCCCCCCGGTCTTTATAATTATCAAGGCCAAACTCATTCCTTAGTTCGTTTTTGGGAAAAAGAGGTCAGCCTGGAGTTGCAAGGGGCTTGTTTCAATCATCCTGCGATCGCGCAAATTCCCTTAACTCTTATCGTTTCGGCGATTTTTTATCGTTCGGCTTGGCGCTACGAAGATCGCGCCTATCGTCGCATTTTTCTCGATACGGGACATCTGTTGGGCAATCTCGAACTGGCAGGCGCAATTAATGGTTATCGCCCTCATTTAATTGGCGGTTTTAATGACGAGGCAATCGACAATTTACTTTATTTTGATGCGGAACGCGAAGGCGCGATCGCAGTTTTACCCCTCGCTGACGTGGAAGCAGGCGAACCGACTTCGCGATTGAGCCGAACGGTTCTTCCTTCGACGATTGAGAGAGACTATCCCGAACTATCCGATGGCGAACTTCTCGGTTATTTGCACCGCGCTACAAAAATTAAAACCCTGCAATCAACCGCAGAACCCCTGCAAGAAGCGAGCTTAGAAGATAAGTATAATTTTCCGTTCTGTTTGAAAGTTCCGATGGCAACTCCCCCGATTGACTTTGGGGAAAGGTTGAAAGGATTGGAACAGACGATATTGCGGCGGCGTTCGACGCGCACCTATTCTGGAGGAAGTTTAAATTTAGCCGAGTTGAAAGCAATTTTGGGGTTCACCTACCAGCCCCAAGATTATAGCGCTCGCGGACTGGATGCTGCGCCGGACTATTTCGATCTCGGTTTGCTGCAAACTTTTATTGTGGTTTTAAATGTCGAAGATCTCGATGTCGGCTGCTATTATTTTGCCCCTCAAGCACAAGAATTACGGCAAATTCGTTTTAAAAACTTTCAACAGGAGGTGCATTACCTCTGTTTGGGGCAAGAGTTAGGAAGAGATGCAGGAGTCGTCGTGTTTCATACGGCTGACTTGCAACGCGCGATCGCGAAATACGGCGATCGCGCTTACCGTTACTTGCATATGGATGCCGGACACCTCGGACAACGCCTCAATCTCATAGCGATTCATCTCGGCTTAGGGGTTAGCGGAATCGGCGGTTTCTTTGACGATCGCGCTAATGAAGTTTTAGGGATTCCTGCTGATGAAGCGATCGTTTACATTACCACTTTGGGCAGACCGCGTAATGAAGAATAA
- a CDS encoding response regulator, with amino-acid sequence MSSQGRILVVDDTPANLEVIGEMLAEVGYTIATAIDGERALKRVQTHPPELILLDVQMPGIDGFETCRRLKADPKTADIPIIFITALSDTDSKVKGFAVGAVDYIAKPFQEQEVLARIKTHLQLQQLKQHLEEQVEERTLALKAVLKKLSQSQLQLIQSEKMSALGNLVAGVAHEINNPIGSIVGNVSAIETYIMDLLHLLDRYTESYPHVSAEIEDLLEEIDLDYLRRDLPKIIAAMKDGSARIKAISKSLRIFSRAESQLKQPFNLHEGIDSTLLILRHRLKANEVRPEIEVFTDYGNLPEVTCFAGQVNQVFMNIIANAIDALEESNAGRSFAEIQAKPNRITIQTRLEEGWVKIAIADNGSGMASEIRHRIFDHLFTTKMVGKGTGLGLAIARQIIVEKHGGKLEARSQLGQGSEFCIHLPL; translated from the coding sequence ATGTCGAGTCAGGGACGGATTTTAGTTGTTGATGATACGCCAGCTAATTTAGAAGTTATTGGTGAAATGCTGGCTGAAGTGGGCTACACAATAGCGACCGCGATTGATGGAGAGCGCGCCCTCAAGCGCGTGCAAACCCACCCTCCGGAATTGATTTTGTTGGACGTACAAATGCCGGGAATCGATGGCTTTGAAACCTGTCGGCGACTGAAAGCCGATCCGAAGACAGCAGATATCCCTATTATCTTTATTACCGCCCTATCGGATACTGACAGCAAAGTCAAGGGGTTCGCTGTCGGTGCAGTGGACTATATTGCTAAACCCTTTCAAGAGCAAGAAGTGCTGGCTAGAATTAAGACTCACCTCCAACTCCAGCAACTCAAACAACATCTAGAAGAGCAGGTTGAGGAACGAACCCTTGCACTGAAGGCTGTATTAAAGAAACTTTCCCAGTCTCAACTGCAATTAATTCAGAGCGAAAAGATGTCGGCTTTGGGGAATTTAGTCGCCGGAGTCGCTCACGAAATTAACAATCCGATTGGGTCGATTGTCGGCAATGTCAGCGCGATTGAAACTTATATTATGGATTTGTTGCATCTGCTCGATCGCTACACCGAGAGCTATCCTCATGTCAGTGCGGAAATTGAAGACTTACTCGAGGAGATCGATCTCGATTACCTGCGGCGAGATTTGCCGAAAATCATCGCTGCGATGAAAGATGGAAGCGCTCGCATTAAAGCAATTAGTAAGAGTCTCCGCATCTTTTCTCGAGCCGAGAGTCAACTCAAGCAACCGTTTAATCTGCACGAAGGAATTGATAGTACCCTCCTGATTCTGCGGCATCGCCTTAAAGCGAACGAAGTTCGTCCGGAAATTGAAGTTTTTACCGATTACGGTAATCTCCCCGAAGTCACTTGTTTCGCCGGACAGGTCAATCAGGTATTTATGAATATTATTGCTAACGCGATCGATGCGTTAGAAGAGTCTAATGCGGGACGCAGTTTTGCTGAGATTCAAGCTAAGCCCAATCGGATTACGATTCAGACGCGCCTCGAAGAAGGATGGGTTAAGATCGCGATCGCCGATAACGGTTCGGGAATGGCGAGCGAAATCAGACATCGCATCTTCGATCATCTGTTCACCACTAAAATGGTGGGAAAAGGAACGGGATTGGGACTGGCGATCGCGCGGCAAATTATTGTTGAAAAACACGGCGGTAAACTGGAAGCGCGATCGCAATTGGGTCAGGGGAGCGAATTTTGCATACACCTGCCCCTCTAG